TTATTGGTTCAATTATCGGGGAAATACCAATAAAAATCCCTTTTAAGATTAGCGAAAATAATGACCTTAACGAAGAGAGAAAAAGAAATCCAGCAAACAAAATCCATAATAGACCTAAAATAAATAAAAAGGCTGGAAAATGCTCTTTCATTCGCTTTGTACTTCGGCTACCCTTCACATTCCCTTCTTTTCGACGACTCAAATATCGAATCCAATACGTCCCAAAAAAATATCCACTAAATTCCATCACGATTATCAATAGCACAGTCGTTCCATTGTGGAACCAAATTCCGTTAAGGCATAAAAATAAGATACTAACGAACAGCAAAAATAGAATTAATCCCTCATCAACTTCAAAATCTTCGGTACGATTTTCCAAATGTTTCATAAAACGCAAATAAAAAAATAAGAACGACAGCATGATGATCCAAAGTGGGTATTGCCATAAATAAAAAACACTCAAAACCGGCAGTATAGACAAGAAGAAATACACATGAAAGTTTAGAATATTTTGAACTAAAATATATCCCAAGCCAAATAGTATAGACATCAGCAGGAAAGACAAACTGAAAAATGGGCTTTTTTCCTGTTGAAAGATGGTCATAAATATAGCAAAAAAACCACTTTCCAAAGAAAGCGTTAACACTGCTCCGAATGTCATTCGATCTAGAGTTCCAATTTTCGGATTCGTCATTGAATAATCCATTGCTTTAATTCTCCTTGTTTTTTTGAAAACTCAAGTGTGAATATTTTCATACCATTTCGATTCATCACTCGTAGGCTTGTATCAATTTCTTGTGATCGTTTCCCCACGTGAATACCCAATGGTGGATGATCACCACCTCTAAAGAGTTGCTGTTGCATGAGCTCACAGGGAATGGTCGCATCGTTATTAGATAAGGTTGCGAGGACATCTAGTGCTTTTCTTCTTTGCGCCTCTCCATTTCCGACTGGCAGGTAAAAATACGGCCGATTCAAAATAGAGCGGATGTTAATTGCCATTGAATAGGAGTGGTTTTCTTTATAGGCCTTTTCAATTAAGTATGTCATTCCTTCAATGAAAGCATCTAGTTCTGCAGTAATGGAGTACCTATCCAGCACATTTAACATGAACAGCCACGAATGATCAGTCGTTGTCTCAAAGACTTTCGTATGTAGGACTTGTGACCGCGCCGTTGCTTTCCAATGAATATGTTGAAAACTATCTCCAGATTGATACTCTCTTGTACCAATGGGAAGAAAGGGATCCAAAAAAAGGGTCTGAGGTGTCGGAACGTCTCCTAAGAACTGAGAAAACGACTGAAGCTCACCTTTTACATGATGAATATTTGGATAGATGAGCTTTTCCTCTAAAAAGGGGTCACTTAAATGTAACAAGACCAATCCTGATCCTACTAAATTCGGAATACTTAATTGAATTTGTTTAATTTTTACGAGACCTCTTTTTTGAGCGTAAACAGGAAGCGAGACAGTACATCGTTTTTTTGCAGGTAAGGTTAGCGGGATCTTCACCTCATATTCAGATTGACGATGAAGATATCCGCCTACTTCTGGTTTTAGTGAATCATCAAATATAATTGTTAAGTTCGATTGCCAAACCGGTAGTCCTTTATTTTCAAAGGTAAATGTTAATTCACTCTGACCCCCTACTATCAGCCTTTCACGAACCTTGCTATTTTCTATGGAAATTTTTTGACCGACCGACCGAATATAAAAATTTTGACCAATTACAATAATTGCGCAAAAGAGAAATGCAAGGGCCATCGCAAATTGTTGGATTATTATTGAAAGGAGAAGGAGAATTCCAATAAGATGTTGGGTCAATTTAACATAAGGCATTTCTACGGTTTCTTTTTTCCATTGCATCAGTGTTATCCCCCCTGTTCGACGGGTACTTGAATTTCTTTCATTATATCACTCATTACTTTATCAATTGATTTCGTTAAGGAGGCTTCAAGGGTTAATTGGATGCGATGGTTTAATACATAGGGAGCTAGGTAGGTGACATCATCTGGAATCACATAGCTTCGATTTTCTAGTAAAGCTTTTCCCTGAGCCGCTCGAAGAAGAGCAAGACCTCCCCTAGGACTCACACCTAGTTCTATATAGTGGTGTTCTCTTGTTTTCCTGACCAATTCGAGAATAAATAATTCAATGTCTTCTGATACTTGAACGTTTTTCACCCCAGTAGTTAAAGAGGCCAATTGAGACTTGGCTAACACAGAGTGAATATTTTCCAGTTCAGTTTGACCTTTGAACCTTTGTAAAATGTTTTGTTCTTCTTTCAATGTTGGGTATTGAAACGGTATTTTCATCAAGAAACGATCGAGTTGGGCTGCAGGTAGCGGGAAGGTACCTTGCTGAGACTCAACAGGATTTTGTGTCGCAATGACCATAAAAGGCGTATCAAGTAATAAGGTTTCCCCTTCAATCGTTACTTGCCTCTCCTCCATCACTTCTAGTAGGCTCGATTGTGTACGTGGTGTTGCTCGGTTTATTTCGTCAGCTAGTACGATATTGGTTACAATCGGTCCAGGTCTTAATTCAAATTGCTGGTTTTTGGGATTAAAGAAGTGAATTCCAGTTACATCACTTGGAAGAACATCTGGCGTAAATTGAATTCGTTTAAAATCAGCACTTATCGTTTCTGCAAAGGTTTTTGCCATTAAGGTTTTCCCCGTTCCAGGTACACTCTCGAATAACACATGTCCCTCCTGAAGAAGTGCAATTAATAATAAGTCTATTTCTAAACCCCTTCCGATGATGACCTTGTTCATCTCGGTTTTAATACTTTGAAGTAAAAGTTGCATTACAGTTCTCCTTTTTTACTTTTTCAGTAAAATATAACAAATATTCCGATTTTTGTCGATTTTTTTAATTTTTGGCTCTTTCCATATACATTGTGGCTATTTCATCTGATTTTTGATTTAATCGCCCATTTTACTGACGATTTTCATCAAAAATAGACGAAATGAGACACGAAACAATGCTATATCATAAATGATAAACCAATACGAAAAGCAACAATCTTTGCGAGAACAGCCTAATGTTAATAGAAATTGATTGAGGTATTGTTCACTCTACAGTAAACTTTGTATCATAATAAAAGGCTCTTTTCGTATACATTGTGGCTATTTCATCTGATTTTTGACTAAATCCTCCATTTCATTGTTGATTCCTATCAAAAATAGACGAAATGAGGCCCGAAACAAAGCTATATTACAAATGATTAACTGATACGAAAAGCAACAAACTTTGCGAAAACAGCACAAAAAAAGAGATGCAACACATTTTAAATAGTTCAGTTTTTGTGGAGAAACAGTAGAAAAATCATATCAATTCTAAGACCAAATCGCATAATGATTTGGTCTTTTACTTTCCTTGTTATATCAATGTTTTTGTGAATTTAGGGTATAAAATCGCAGTCAAAAACGCATACTAAATAACAGAGTGACAATAACTGTTGTCAATATGAAAATTAGGATGTTAAAATGGGTGTTAATTACTGTGCTATTTTGACTACTTTTTAAAAGGAGTGTAAAATATCGTGCAATTCATAAAGCCTAAGAATAATAATGCAGATAAAGTGGATTGGCTAATATCTGAACAAGTCCGAGAAATAGTAAAGAATTATGCGGAATACTGCGAATACAGCGAGAGCGAAGTAGTTGATATGTTCTTAAAAAACCTTCTCAAAGATGAAGAGTTTCTTAAATGGATTGATGGCATTCGGAACAATAAAAGAATGATAAGAAAAATGGGGTTAGAGGATGTAATGGAGGGACAAAAACTTGGCTAAATTACAACGATTAGCTACAAAAGAAGATGGCATCGTTGTTGTTCATAATCCTGTATGCGAAGAGGATTTAAAAGATAGAAAGGAACAATACAAAGAATTATCCGATAAACAATTTGCGTTTCGCTATAATAATATGCTGTTTCTCCCTATTGAATTTACTTGGAATGGAAATACACACACTATCCAATACAACTTCTGCACGAACCCTTTCTGTAAATGGTGCGGAAAAGAACAAATGAAATTTGAAACAGTCAAGGGTAAGCCATCAAGATACAAGTTGAGTGGTAAAAGCAGTAAGAAAATGCTTGTGTGTAATCCAGACCCTATCTACCCAAATGTAGGGATGACGTTAAATTGTTATTCGACAGCTATTTCGAATTGGTCTGTTGCAGAAGAGATTTCGAGACTTGTGCGTATCAACCAGACCAAAGATGTTGAGCCAGAATATAACTTTCATAAGGATAGCTGCGTTATTGGACACCTAACGCCTTTTGATAAGCCAAGTGAATTTTATAAACAAGGAAAGACATTGAATAACGCTCAAAGATGGCAATGCAAATTCTGTAAGAAAAAGACAAGTATTCTTCCGAACAAGCGTCAATCCACCACCTATCGTCAAAAAAAGAATGATATTCTTCCGATGTTTGCAAAACTACTTTTAAACAAAATGCCTATCAGTCGCACTTGTGATATTTTAGAAATCGGTGTTGGTACTTACTATCATAAATTAGAATGGTTATATCGCTGTTGTTTGGAATTCTTAGAGAAGTATGAAACGGTTCCTTTAACTAATAAGACATTCAAAGAAATGTGGTTAAATACCGATAAAATGCACTACAACCTTAATAATGTTCGTAAAAAAGGTCAAGGCGGTCAAAAGTTTTCTGGTTTAGAAGACAGTCAAGTGCAGACTTATGTGGTTGTTTCAGCGGATACGATTTCACGATATGTTTTTCGGTCAGATGTTGCGTATGATTGGGAAATGACAGTAGAGGATTTGAAACTCGATACAGTTGTTTATAAAGAAGACCATTTGAACGATTTCAGCAAAAAGAATAATCGTTTGGACTTTTCCTATTACCCTCAAGAACCCACAGAGAATGATACTCAAACACCATACGAATATCGTACAGAATTAAACGAATTCAACAAAAGGATGCAATAGGTTGATGGGCTTCACGTTAATCCCACTTACACGACAATGGCACACTTTTGGCTGATTAAACAAATGGTACGAGCTGGTGAATGGAGAATGATTAGCGATAATGATGCTTCTATATTGACCGCCTTTTTTAGAGTGTTTTCGAAAGAAGTAAGAATGTCTGATGCACACCACTTCCTTTGCTTGATTGATAAGAACAAAAGCAGAAAACAATGTTTAGAAGAGTTTGATGATGCAAAATCCGATTTATTGGATTGGGGAATTCACAGAGGATACGAAACGAAAAACTTGCGTAAATTAGCCTATTCATATTTAAAAGAGCTATTTGAAACGCATCAGTTGCATAATGAAATCAAAACACCATCACACTCTTATAACGATTGGGGTAAAAATCCAATCACACACCCATTAGCATCGAAAGATTAAGGTTTTCATAGAGTGGACTGCACAACTGATTTATCTTCTATGGAACCTAATGAAGTAGCCAAATTGATTATTAATGTGAATGACAATGCTACTAATAGCTTTATCCAACAAATCCGTAGAAGGCTTTCTATTCTCGAAAGACCATTGATGACAGCCAGAGGAGATGGAAAGAGTTATATCTATGCCAACTTCAATCCAAAGTATGGTCAATACGCATTGACCATACTAAGAACATTCTACAACTTTTGCGAAACATACAAATCAGCAGATGGAAAAGAACTTACTCCTGCACAGCGATTAGGAATTACCGATAAAGTGTTTGATTTGAAAGATATAATATATCTACGATAGATAGTTCGCTTGAAAGACAAGCGAACTTTTTTTGAAGGAAAATGGAAAAATTATGTTAAAATAAGTTCAATAGTTTGAATAGTTTTGAAATAATTACTTACAATGGGGTGGAATAATGATTTATAGTGAAACGGAAAAAATAATAGAAACGAATAGGTTGCTTCTTCGTTTATTTAATGAAACGGATGCACCAGAGGTTGCTAAACTATGTAATAATTACAATCTTTATAAAAACACTTTATATCTGCCGTATCCGTATTCAATAGAAGACGCTCTCTCTTGGATAAAAAATCATCTTGATAATTTTAATGATGATAAGTATTTTGAATTTGCTATTACAGATAAGACTACGGGAAAGTTATACGGAGCAATAGCATTGTCAAATCATCAAAAGTTTAATAATGGAGAGCTTGCTTATTGGATTGGAGAAGAATATTGGGGAAATGGCTACGCTACGGAGGCAGCTAAAGCTATACTTGAATTTGGATTTATTGAAAAGGGATACAATAAAGTGTTTGCACGCTACTTTCATTCAAATCCAGCTTCAGGCAGAGTTATAGAGAAAATAGGAATGAAGAAAGAAGGTATTCTAAGAGAACACGTTAAAAAGAACGAAGAATATATAGACCTTGTTTATTTTGGAATACTCAAACACGAAGCGAATTTCTTAAATAACAAGGGGATTTAGAAAAGGACAATATATTAAACCTATTAAAAACGCTTGGATGCAACTCCAAGCGTTTTTATGTGTTATTTTTAGTGCTATTTTTGCTGTGTTTTCAAATGTGAAATAAATTGTGAATTATGGTTTTCTCCACATTATCTGAACTACTTAAACACATTTGCACCTCTTTTTTGTATTTATTTCTAGACACATATTCACTTTTCAGGTGTCTTTATAATCTTTATATCATTCTGATTCAGTAGTTTAAGCTATTATCGAGAAAGTATTGAAGATGACGTTATTTTTGTGAATTTAGACGACCATTTCTTAGACAATAGGTAGCGGCGTTGATGAATATTAAGAAGAACATCAAGTTCTTTACTGAGTCTCACCGTCTCATGGTTAGTTAGACCTTTTGCTAATCCAACCTGAATCATTTGTCTTCTTTTCTCTTCAATCAACCTGAATATATTTACATATGTATACTTCTCCATCAACTGTCATCACCTTCTACCTCTTCTAATATTTTACTATTATAATATAATTGGGAAGATGAGTAAATAGATAAGAGAAAATAAATCATTTAAACAGCTAGCCTCTACTTCAAAAAAACTTCCAACACTAACCTGTACAACTACTCTGTGAAAAATATAGATTTAGTCTACCTTCAGCAGGAATATTTATCGATTTTCAACATTTCATTCATACTATTCTGATTTTATTAATACAATCCTAATACGACATCAGGGAATAATTAACTTCTCTCTTCATTTAAGTAAGTGTAGATGACGTTTCC
The nucleotide sequence above comes from Bacillus sp. 2205SS5-2. Encoded proteins:
- a CDS encoding GNAT family N-acetyltransferase, with product MIYSETEKIIETNRLLLRLFNETDAPEVAKLCNNYNLYKNTLYLPYPYSIEDALSWIKNHLDNFNDDKYFEFAITDKTTGKLYGAIALSNHQKFNNGELAYWIGEEYWGNGYATEAAKAILEFGFIEKGYNKVFARYFHSNPASGRVIEKIGMKKEGILREHVKKNEEYIDLVYFGILKHEANFLNNKGI
- a CDS encoding DUF58 domain-containing protein, producing MQWKKETVEMPYVKLTQHLIGILLLLSIIIQQFAMALAFLFCAIIVIGQNFYIRSVGQKISIENSKVRERLIVGGQSELTFTFENKGLPVWQSNLTIIFDDSLKPEVGGYLHRQSEYEVKIPLTLPAKKRCTVSLPVYAQKRGLVKIKQIQLSIPNLVGSGLVLLHLSDPFLEEKLIYPNIHHVKGELQSFSQFLGDVPTPQTLFLDPFLPIGTREYQSGDSFQHIHWKATARSQVLHTKVFETTTDHSWLFMLNVLDRYSITAELDAFIEGMTYLIEKAYKENHSYSMAINIRSILNRPYFYLPVGNGEAQRRKALDVLATLSNNDATIPCELMQQQLFRGGDHPPLGIHVGKRSQEIDTSLRVMNRNGMKIFTLEFSKKQGELKQWIIQ
- a CDS encoding aspartyl-phosphate phosphatase Spo0E family protein, producing the protein MEKYTYVNIFRLIEEKRRQMIQVGLAKGLTNHETVRLSKELDVLLNIHQRRYLLSKKWSSKFTKITSSSILSR
- a CDS encoding AAA family ATPase; the encoded protein is MQLLLQSIKTEMNKVIIGRGLEIDLLLIALLQEGHVLFESVPGTGKTLMAKTFAETISADFKRIQFTPDVLPSDVTGIHFFNPKNQQFELRPGPIVTNIVLADEINRATPRTQSSLLEVMEERQVTIEGETLLLDTPFMVIATQNPVESQQGTFPLPAAQLDRFLMKIPFQYPTLKEEQNILQRFKGQTELENIHSVLAKSQLASLTTGVKNVQVSEDIELFILELVRKTREHHYIELGVSPRGGLALLRAAQGKALLENRSYVIPDDVTYLAPYVLNHRIQLTLEASLTKSIDKVMSDIMKEIQVPVEQGG